atgccttttgttttttaaatcaatatGTTTAAACCAGCAATAACCCTCTAATAAAACTTAGGGCAGTATTATGTGACTTCTGCTGTCCTATTCATGCAGTGACTTTGAAAAGGGCTTGTATGACTTGGAGCAAGACACCTCACAGCTGACCCTTCACATCTTGTGCCTCTGACACTGGTGCAGTGGAATTGCTGAAAGGTATGCATAGAATCCTGTCTTAAGTGGGAGTGAggaatcttttattttcattttcctctgttccTTAAGagtagaaacaaaattaaacaaaaccaCAATAATAACAGTAACAATATTAATAACGGtaataataaaaccaaaataataatctcaccacatttgtttttcaaaagactGCTGTAAAGAGAAGTTAGCTGTTCTGTTTGAGCAAGGATGCCCTAGGCCCATTCGTTTAAGCAGAACTTTCCTCAGAAAAGCCTCACGTTCTTATGCATTACAGCTCTTTGGCAAGATTACGTCTTAGAAATGTAGCACAGAGATGCAAGAGGCAAGAGATAGACAAACCAACAGTTTATACACAGACATTCAGTCAGCCATTGGAAAGCTTTTACTGAATGCCTTGTCATCAGACCTCCtaaaaattttcagttctttctacATATTCTCCTTTGTTACAAGTCTTTCTTTCAAGTGCATTTCTCTTACTAACTCCAAGAGCAGCAACATCAAAATCATGAAAAgaacttctatttttctttttattggttctttctattttatctttctctttcagaatgATTTTTCCCAGCCTCCCCCACccaaaaaatattctttcttttctttctttcccccttgATTTCACTGCAGCTCCGCTTTGCTTCTTGCCTTTCCCCAGGAcgcttccccatgctgccccaGTATAAAGGGCCACCCATCATCCCCCAGACTAAGGCCCAAAAGCACAGAAGCCACAGGAGCACTCTGCTCCTGTCTGTGACTGCCCTGCTGTCCCCTGGGCTCATTGCTCACCCAGTCATCGTCCACACACATAGGCCAGTTCTTCTCATACTTGCAGGAGGACTGGTGCATGTGCTCCACGATCCTGGGGCCACGTCCGGCTGCACCCTCCTTTTCAAAGGTGGTCTCCCCATCCTGAGCCTGGGGGGAGGAATAAGAAGAAGCACAAAACTGTGGCTGTCGGAGCAGCGgtcaagaaaatggaaatgaaaagccGATATCCTCAAGCACtcagtggcactgctgctgtggaaaGTGCAGCCTTGTGGAACGCATCTTCCAACAGCGTAAAGGCATTTcttgtggttttgtttattttgtcaGAATAAAGCTTTACCACTCTTAAAATTAATGCTCATGTGGAGAATGGATGGTGCTTAGAGTATACAATGATAATATCTTTACAAGACAATCTTGAGCTCTGTGTGTAAATGCAAAATTAGCTTGAAATTAGATTGACATTAGTTAACTTTGAAACATCTGTGTTCTATTTTCACTTGCTTTCATATTcctaaatttttgttttcattctacTCCTTCTGCCTACTCAAAACTGGCTTGGAGATATGCATGAAATGAGTTTTCCCATTCATTAGTGTCTCTGGTTTTAGTCCCATAAGCTTGTAGCACTGTTTTGGTTGGcataaagaacaagaaaactgATAAcattgtaatgaaaataataatgtcAGTGATGGGTGGATTGCACTTTACTAATGGaaggaacagaaacaaatgtACTGAGTTTTTCTTGAAATCTGAGAAACTGAAGTGCAATTATACCAACTAATTCTAAACCAAAATGCTGTAAGGGTTCTTACTGCATTATTGCTCAGTAAAGAACTGGAAAATGATTCTTTTTCATAAAAAGTGAAGGAATTTGCTAGAGACCTAATTAGATCTGCCTAGGTTTCTCTGTATATGCATTACGTTCTTACCAAGCAGTATAATTCATGCTGAAAAAGATGATTAATTCTCATGCGGAGAAAGTTTTCTAATTACAGCCTTCAGAGCCAGAACCTCAGCCCTGTGGAACTGGATTGTCATTAGTGAACTCAGCAGTTTCACATTGGTTTGATTCATCTTGGCCCAAGGGTCCACTAAAAGTAACCAATAAAACCTTTAATTTTAGGTGGTCTGTGCCctttcagcactggcagctccAACAGGACTGCTTCTGTTTAGCCAGATCTGCTCCCAGTAATTTCTGCAATTTGTGAGAGCATTCTCTTCCTTCAAAACACAGTCacaaagagaaagacaaagacTAATCTATGATTATTTGCTGAAacataagttaaaaaaaatggcAAGGTTATGTTAGCGTAGTAGAAAATCAAGATTATCACTTTCCTTATCTAAAAATTGCTTCTTGCTTATTTTATGTAATAAATATtacattatatattataatatagtATATGATAATCTATTGTAATCTTGCTTAGATTCTAGTTTAATCTGTTTTTGCAGCCACAAGAatcactgtttttaaattgGTATTTTAGAATAAAGTCATTGTGCATCATTTGTAGCTGAAAAATGCAGTTGAAGTAAACTGAGAcagtagaaaagaaattataattCATCCTAAaatttgtgaaattgaaaattCATGACTGGCTGGAGCCTCTAGCATCCAATTCAGCCAGCTTTAAGTCTCACAGCAGCACCTGCGAATCTATGAATTCATgttaatttatttgctttgcttttctgaaggcAGGCAGGTTCAACAAGACTGAAttaagcaaaacagaactgGATATTCAAGAACTGCTGCTATGAAAGTCCAGCAGTGAAGTAGTCACAGTAAGCTTGTGCGTATGTATGTGCATTGAATTTGACCAGATAGGTGACAGCAAACATACATCTGATTAATGCAGattaaataaacatttactCTTCAAATCAAAGAGATATGGAAAGAATGAAGTAAACAAACTCATACCCAAGCTAAGTTGAGGCAGAGCAACACACAGAGTATCCTCAACGGTATCATCTTCGGAGAAGAGCGAGCAGAACTGTGGATGAGAGGATGCTCTCCTCTGTCTTTTGATGCAATTTAAACCTTGCTGAAGAGCTGAGATTAATCATTATTCTCCCTTCTGTTTGGAGACAAAACATGCCAGATGTCCTGAGTTGATTACCTAAGGCCTCTTGCACAAGTTTGTGGTGTTATTTGCTCCAGATAAATTTGTACAGCACCACCATGAGGGCAACACTGTGTattccaggaaagaaaaagaataatatatCTGCTTCAAGCTTGATTTCTTGTAAATGGTTGTTCATCTAGGGTGTATGCAGGTGCTAGCAGGAGCCAGCAATACTTAACTGATGGAAAACACATGCTGTGTGGCCAGAATTTAGCTAATGCAATCAAGCAGTTGATATTTGAAAGTCGTTGCTTTGTCGTTTCTTTGCAATTCCATGCTCATGAAAACCATTGGGCCTTCTGAAGCAAGTACCAGTGTAAGAAAGTTTACTATGGTTTGTCAACAGAAATGAATCCCTGAGGACTGCATAGCTCAGTTTGCATATGTTTCTACAGCTGGACACTGCTGGTGTTTGTATAACACACACCTTGTTTAGCGTCATCTTCTTTCTTAGACAGACTTTTTGTTAATTGAAATGAACTGTGTGAGTTGCACACATATTTATGAAGAACACAATAAAGTGGTATTTGAAAAtgtcccagaaaaaaaaaagaaaaaaaaaaaagttgagaatTACTAGATCTTTTTAAGGGGCAGAAAATAGGTACTTTTAAAATTGCTATAGTTTGTGTATAGGAATTGATTAAAATGCGTTGCTACTGTGAGATCTTTAACAAGCCATTGTGTTATTGGGGAATACTGTATGTGACTGTCAAATGCTTAAAGATGCCATATTAAAAGTTGCTACCACAGTGAGCAGAAATTAGGAGGAAACTGGTATTCACAAAACTGTCCATCATCTGCAGGTTGCTCATTGTACTCTGTTCTACAGAGCCATATTTAAGCTTGACTCTGATATTGCAcaacattttaaattcaaaattcagatcCATTGCAGCAACACCATGGGTTTTTTCCTTActctgtttctctgcttttccttgtcTTCTGCCTTCAGAAGGCTTCATCACTCTCCACATAAGGTTCACTGAAGTTGAACTGGACCCTTTGTTTCCTCCCTTGTCTGGCTTTGGATTGCATGCTTCTCTTGTCTCCGTAAACCCTCTTAAATTAGAACAGAACTCATACAAATATCACTAAGAATAAGTCATATTCTCAGGTTACAAGAAACAGAGCAGATGGATAGGATGGTGCTACATTGATTTATGTCGCTGATTTACACCTACACcatcaaaatctgtttttgtatgACTGGAGATTTCTATTATATTTAAAGCTTAATCTTACCTGTGCATACTTGAAAAGTATTGTTTATTTCAATTTCCCACAGCTTTGTGAATTGTTCTGTTGAATTCTGGGCAGTGCCACTAATACCATGATGCAACAACTTCTTCCCATTTCAGAAATGGAACAGCTCAGCTAACTTTAGCAACGAATGTCCAAGCAGACTCCACGTTATCTTTGCTGTCTGAGGATCAGCTATCCATGTCTGTGCTGTCCATAAGGAAGCTCCTGCACTCAAAGCAGACAAAAGAGTTACGCACATAAATGCTATGCCATTTTAAGCTGTCCTAGCATGTAATTTTGTAAAAGGGTTATTTTTATACTATTGTGTGCATTGGTTCAATGACACACATGCGTACTCCACTGCTGATCTCAGCAGTGGCAAGACTGAAGATGCCTTCCCAGTCCAAGTCCAATGCAATTTAGTTCACTCTGTTGTAATGGTGCTGTGGAAGAATTATAATGATCTTAAAGAATCATAAAAAGCTCAAGCAAGAAAATGCTTAAAGGACAAAAAGATCACAATGAGAGGAAGACTTGCAGGATTGTGATGAGTTATTTAAAAGGACAGAGTTAAATGAGCTATATGCAATATCTGCTGGTGTCCACAGACAGTCTCCCACTTGCACCAATGAGTTCTAATTTGGCTTATCAAAATCTCTGCTTGAAGATCACACCTTGTGCCTTTGGTGCTCAGGAGCACAAGAACTGCACATGCAATCCCTGTGTGCCCTCCTTGTGTGTACAGTCACATCATCTGCTGTACTGTTGTGTCGCCTGTGGTGCTCCTGCCCAACACACCCTCTTCCCGACTGCATGTAATATGGACAGTGCTGCTGAAAGCTGTGCATTCTTTTCTGCCAACTGTTTAAAATGTCAAAGATTTTCCTACTGTGCTCATCACCCAACTATTCCAATGCCAACCGCTTATTCATGGAACACTACTTTACCTGtttcactgctgcagaaacCTGGTGAGAAGGCTAAGTTCTGAGGTAGTTTGTAGCTTTTGGGATCCATTTTGATACTCTGGGTCTTCAGAATAGTCTGTATGTGCAGATACCACTGACATCAGCTGTAGCTCTCTGCTTAACACTGGGGCTCTGGAGCAGCCAGCTTTACAATGCCTGAGTGGCTGCGAGGGCCCACTGATGACCTTCAATCATGAAAAAACTTAAGCTCTGGTCCAAGTAAAACTCAGTCAGCAGGCCTAGGGGACTGAGTAACTGGTAACTGGTAAGTGACCATAAGGATTAGGTTAACCAAGAGGGCTTTCCTGCTTTGTGTGAAGGGGAttgctgtgtggggctggggtaGAAGAGGAGCTTCTCAGACTTTCCAGTTGATGGCTGAACCTGTGCCTGACCTTCAGCCTGTACCTTTGCTTTCTTGTTGCAATCATCCAGTCACttctctgtgtgtttgtttataAAGGTTACAGGCTAAGAGCTAGATAAACTTTGGGTTTACCTTTAATTCATGATCAAAGGACAGAAGTGCAGTTTACTGCTCGGCTGCCCTACTCTTGGCAGGTTGCCACAGCAATAGTTGAGGAGTCTGGGATTTAGGGCTGAtttgtgagcccaggatgtgAGCCAGAATGACAGAACCCCAGAATGGATGAGGTAGGAAGGGATCTTTGGATCCATCTGGTCCAATCCTCGCTCCAACAGggccaaaaggaaaatatttctgctccCAATTCCTATGCTTTGTGCTACAGTGGTCTGACAAATAGGAAGGGTGACAGCAAGCATAGGGTATGAAAGGAAGGCAGTGGATAGCACCCAAGTCCTGTGATGAAATCTCAGGAACTCAGAGGGGGATAGATTTGCCTAAATATAAAGTGCTATGCTATATTATGTACGCTATGCCCTGTAGGCCTTGTGCAATTTTAGACTGATTTAGGGAAGATAAATAAGATCTTTCAGAATACAAAACAGAGGCATTAAGTCAAAACACAATGTATTTACttgtaaaacaaagaaacaaacaaaaacaaacaaacaaacccacaaaatgTGAGAGCATTAATTTCTCTCTACgagacagaagaaacagaagatctgttCAGGTCCCTTTCTGATAGTTCCATGGTTGGAAGCAGTAGAAAAAGATCTCCAAAAGGCATGATTCTTGACGGTGTTCTTTCAAGGCCCACAGAATATACCTGCAGTGTCTGGCAGACCCTGTCATGAGTCCTGGCACAAGACTTCTGTGAACGATCAGGCTTCTTGGATTCAGCAGCTCTAACCCTCCATATCTCTAGTCCTCTCCAAAGAGGCTCAAAATTATTTGTGAGACCTCAGAACACCAATCAGCAAACCAAATGAAAGAATGAGTTAGTCTTAGTTCTGATTAGCAATCCATAAAATGCCAGGTCACACCAGtggaatatttgtttttacagcaTATCCTCATAAAATAAGGCATTGCAGCAAAAAGAGTGGGAGAGCAGTTCAGACCTAGAGAAATGCGGATTCAGAGATCAAAGTAACAGAGTAGAAAGGAATACTTCTTAATTCCATGttgtacatatataaataaaacaacttttaaagTCATATCATAGATGGAGttaaactgaaaacagaaagtgaaagTGGCTTGGCCACTCAAAACGATATATATATAAGCAATAAGTGGATAGCAGCTTGTTGTGCTGTAGACATTCAGACTCAAGCAAAGCAGCTTGGCTGCAAACTAGACATAGACCTGCTCACCTCAGCAGGAAAAGTGTCAAGGTGGCATAAATGGCCTTTGAGGTCCATCTTACTTGTGTAATGTTTCCCTGTCTCTAAAAAAGCCATTTAAATGTGCTATTCAGAAATGCCAGGTGAACTCCTGGCTATTCAATGGTAGCTAAAAATAAAGACTAGGATGCTTTTCTTTATGTATCAGCTTGacatatatatttctattcTAGCTCTCTCTGCATATTTTGTTGATTAATGTATCCACAAAAGTAATATGATTTTCTAAACCCCTTACCCAGAAATACTCATCAAACATTCTGAGTGATTACATTCAGACAGCATCTCAAACTCTGCTTTTATTGATCTGTGCTGTCAGTGTGGGTCACTGAAAAATTATTACCACACATAGTAAAAGCAAATGGAACTAAAACATAATTAATTAATACTAAAAATGATATTAGTTTGGTCTGAAAATGATGCTAAAAAACATTAGAATAATTTAATAAGTTTATAAATGTGGTATTCAGTTATAATACTTGTACAGTGTAGTATTATGTGCTATATAGAAAaccaaacatttattttgaataatattTGAGAAACCTGCTAATATGCATGCTGTTGAGTAAAATACCTTTGTCATTGATAGTACACTTCCTAACCTGCTGTATGTTTGCTCAAGCAGCTCTAGCAGTAAACTAGGTCCCTTTCAAATGTACTTTGATCTGTGTCACAAACTAAgaatttcatcagaaaacaaagtgaaGACTGTTGAAAGCTAGCCACGTTTTATGGAGAAATAGCTCCAACACACACTTCTAAATAAAGAGAAGGAATAACTGAACCAGATTTGATCAGAGTATCCTTCCAGCAGTCACAGTGTTTACTGTGTTGTGTTTGGCCAATAATAGAACATAAATAGCAAACTCAGCTATTCTGTGATAATCAAAAATTTATTGGGAATGTGTACAGAAAAAATAACCATGTAAAGAGGTAAGCACTGCTCAAGGAAAACCATTTGGCATTTTATAGTCAGTGGCATTTCACAACACTGATGTCCAAACTGTGGAAGGTGAGATAAGTTCAGTGTCGAAcaaataaaagatttattttctccatccAGGTCAGTCTTTATTAAATTGTCCTTTTATGAGTCTCCAACctggaatagaaaaaaaagagaaaaaaagacagtatttgaatgtttttctaaagaaagatGAAGTACATAAGGCTTAATTATGATATGTTGACTGTGTTCATACATATTTATACTAGTTGGAAATTTAAAGTTCAGCAATTAGAACACATGAAGACAAGGAATTATTTGCAGTCCTGGGACTATCTACTTATCTATTTgttaaaagaaacagtgaaaaggAAGGTATACTAAAATCAAAACgcaaatatttctgtgatgAAATGGTAAACAAAGCTGACGCATCCAAGATGCAGTAGATACAACATTTCAGCTGTCCATGCTTTGTACTTGCAATTATAACcatattttgttgttattttaaatatctcctCTGTCCAATGTTCAAACCTGCTTGATGCTGCCTGAGTGCTGCTGTCCATCTATTGAGAGTCTGTTGAATGGGATGATTTTCATTGTAGTTTTCTTCATGGAGTACCACCGGTCACGCCATGTTGCCCATATAATGCCATTGTCATATGAATCTGAGCCAGCATCTTTAGATGTGTACACACCACCTAAAAGTAGCAATTTGAGCAAAATATTTAGTTGTTTCTAAATCATTAATGTGCCCATCCCTTACATAGTTGTGGCACCAACACCTCTGTGACATCCCTGGGTACACTAACACACTGCACACAGTGTCGCTCTCCCTCTCTTTGCTTCTATCAGGGCCAAGAATTCCATTTTGGGCTGGAGAACTGCCACAAATTGGTGTCAATATAAACAATTATTGAAAAGAATGCACTACATCAGCTTTGGAAAAACCAGATGACAAAATATTCTCAATGAAAGTGACCCATTTTCCTTTGACATTGAAATGTGATGTCCTTTGTTACATTTGTCCATGTGAAATTAGGTATTTAGGAGATATTTCACCTATATAATATTGTCCATTGAGGTGACCAGCATGGCATCTATTCATCCACCATCCAGATCCATCTTGCTCGGCACAGTTGCCCTCAAAGTTGTCATTGTCATTATCGTAGGTGCTGAAGCGCATGCCATTATGGTAGGTATAGGATTTGTCACTTGGATCATCTCCAAAATTAAAGCCGTCAAAGGCATCTCCAGCTTCGCCACCAATAAAGTAGGCATAGGTCAATCTGTACTTGTCTTCTTCAGTTCCCACTTTGAATACCGCATAGTCAGCAGTGCTATTAACAGAGGATAATAGTGAACATAAGCATGCTGCATTCCTAGTATGTGCACAAATGAAATATACATAGATGTTAGAACTGCAGAAAAGGGATTTAAGCCATCTTAGCATGTAATTTTGTAAAAGGGTTATTTTTAATCAACCGTGTGAATTGGTTCAATAACAGACATCCAATCAGTTTTTGTCATCCACCATTAGATGTGTTTTTTTGACTCTACTGTTCTTTAGTGATGCACAGAAGACCTACATTACACACCCTCTTATGTGTTTATCTACCAAGTTCCTACTGCTTAGGCTTGCTCAAGTCATGAGGAAGTTcttggtggaaggaagagaCAGGTATCTCAAGAAATAGGAAACGTAGTAAGCCCTCCTGGAGAATGGAAGGCATAACTGAGGAAACTTTGAAGAGGAGAAACAGATTCATTCTGCCAAATCAACGAGGGCTTCTGGCATGTGGCCTTCAGACATGTACATGTGAGGGCTGCTGTCACAGTTTTGAGTTCAGGAGCCCGTGCATATCTTATGCATCTTGACATATCTAATAGTGccactctttttttaaatctgtacaAACTAACAGTACTGGAAAAGGAGCAGGATTTAAGATGCCATTTTCAGAGGTTTCATGAGCAAATACCCTTTTTTGCCAGACCAGTCCTCCAGTTCTATTCGCAAGGCATATGGCAGAGTGGACTGCGTAGTTATTAAATGAATCTTTTCATTGCCCAGCCAAAATTCTGTGGTGTCATCTGGAGACAGATGGCCAAATCCTTCCTTGTACTGGACCCAATTTCTCCGGAAGTCCTCACTCCCATCCAATCTctataaaacaacaacaaaccaacccTCAAAAAAAACCACGTTATGTACTTCAGgtaagcaaatgaaaacagcacTTGATGCAGTACACTTCCTTATGATAATAATACACTAGTGACATACCCTCTGTAATACCGTCCAGCCGTTGCCATATGTGTCAATCTCACAGTAGACTAGGAAAGGCTGCTTAGCTTTTTGAGGCTTGATGAAGTAAAGACCACTTTTTCTTGCACCTTTATTTGCAATATCTTGACAATCTGAAGTAAAGATATTCAAAGGATTGTTACTAATCTAGCTATAGTTCTATCCTCACACTCTATCCTCACATTTGATATGGCAACTTTCTCAGTGTAAGAAATTC
Above is a window of Meleagris gallopavo isolate NT-WF06-2002-E0010 breed Aviagen turkey brand Nicholas breeding stock chromosome 4, Turkey_5.1, whole genome shotgun sequence DNA encoding:
- the FGG gene encoding fibrinogen gamma chain, whose amino-acid sequence is MAPSEMGLKLGRWVPLGHLLSLLFSTSMAYIATRENCCILDERFGSYCPTTCGIADFFNKYRLTTDGELLEIERLMQQATNSTGSIEYLIQHIKTIYPAEKQTLPQSVESLTQKSKKIIEEIIRYENTILAHENTIQQLTDTHIMNSNKITQLKQKISQLESHCQEPCKDTAEIQETTGRDCQDIANKGARKSGLYFIKPQKAKQPFLVYCEIDTYGNGWTVLQRRLDGSEDFRRNWVQYKEGFGHLSPDDTTEFWLGNEKIHLITTQSTLPYALRIELEDWSGKKGTADYAVFKVGTEEDKYRLTYAYFIGGEAGDAFDGFNFGDDPSDKSYTYHNGMRFSTYDNDNDNFEGNCAEQDGSGWWMNRCHAGHLNGQYYIGGVYTSKDAGSDSYDNGIIWATWRDRWYSMKKTTMKIIPFNRLSIDGQQHSGSIKQVGDS